DNA from Bradyrhizobium diazoefficiens USDA 110:
AAGATCAAGGTGGTCTGGGACTCAGCCGTCGACGAGATCTGCGGCACCGAGAACCCGAACAAGGTCACCCATGTCCGCCTCAAGAACGTCAAGACCGGCAAGCTCACCGAGCTGAAGGCCGACGGCATCTTCATTGCCATCGGCCACGCCCCGGCGACCGAGCTGGTGAAGGACCAGGTCAAGCTCAAGCCGTCGGGCTATGTCGAGGTCGCCCCGAACTCGACCGCCACCTCGGTGCCCGGCCTGTTCGCCGCCGGCGACGTCGCCGACGAGACTTATCGCCAGGCCGTGACGGCCGCAGGCCTCGGCTGCATGGCAGCACTCGAAGCCGAACGTTTCTTGGCCTTGCGCGCCAGCGAGCGTGCAGCAGCGGAATAAAGATCATGCCTCGAACACGCGACGGATTTACGGATATGGACTGGGACAAGCTGAAGGTGTTTCACGCGGCGGCTGAAGCGGGCAGCTTCACGCATGCGGGCGAACAGCTCGGCCTGTCGCAATCGGCGGTCTCGCGCCAGGTCTCGGCGCTCGAGCAGGAGCTCTCGGTCTCGCTGTTCCACCGCCACGCCCGCGGCCTGATCCTCACCGAGCAGGGCGACCTCCTGTTCCGCACCGCGCATGACGTGTTCATGCAGCTCCAGGCGGCGCGCGCCAAGCTGACCGACAGCCGCGAGCGGCCGAGCGGCGATCTCAAGATCACCACCACGCCCGGCGTCGGCATCAACTGGCTGATCCCGCGGCTCGGCGAATTCACCGCGCTCTATCCGGAGATCCGGATCTCGCTGATCGTCACCGACGAGGAGCTGGACCTGTCGATGCGCGAGGCTGACGTTGCGATCCGCACCCGCAAGCCGACGCAGCCGGACCTCATCCAGCGCAAGCTGTTCGCGATGGGCTTCCACGCCTATTGCTCGCCGGATTACATCAAGCGCTTCGGCACGCCGCGCACGCTGGAGGAGCTCGACTCCCACCGCATCATCACGCTCTCGGACGGCACCTTCGCGCCGCATCTTCAGAACCGCAACTGGCTGGTCGAAGCCGGCCGCAACGGCTCGGGTCCGCGCGAGGCCTATTTCAGGGTGAACAACATCCTCGGCCTGGTGCGCGCCTGTCAGCAGGGGCTCGGCATCGCCGCGCT
Protein-coding regions in this window:
- a CDS encoding LysR family transcriptional regulator; amino-acid sequence: MPRTRDGFTDMDWDKLKVFHAAAEAGSFTHAGEQLGLSQSAVSRQVSALEQELSVSLFHRHARGLILTEQGDLLFRTAHDVFMQLQAARAKLTDSRERPSGDLKITTTPGVGINWLIPRLGEFTALYPEIRISLIVTDEELDLSMREADVAIRTRKPTQPDLIQRKLFAMGFHAYCSPDYIKRFGTPRTLEELDSHRIITLSDGTFAPHLQNRNWLVEAGRNGSGPREAYFRVNNILGLVRACQQGLGIAALPDYLIEEQSRLVQLFGESDSIQLDTYFVYPEELKTVARVQVFRDFVVSKAQRWPS